DNA from Tripterygium wilfordii isolate XIE 37 chromosome 4, ASM1340144v1, whole genome shotgun sequence:
TATTAATTACCAAGTACGGTTTTTGATCTCCAAGAGAAGACCTAGATTGTAGTTCACCATCAAGGAAACAAATTGACTACTTGTGCCACTGACAAATAATGAATTCATAGAATCACAGTCCATAAGAACCCTGCAGTAAATATTAATATGGAGCGAAGATTAGTTTCGCTAAACACAGCAGCTTGAGAGAGTTTTTGTGAGAAAATGAATAATCACACACCAATGAAATTTTTTACTGAAGAAGTCTAAAAACAAATAAGGGACTATGTAAGTCGATGAACTTGTTTTGCACTCCAAGCGACTGTATGTAGACGTCTTCCCTTGGTTCTTCAGTTACTCCACTCTGGGTAGCATATTCCAATGCCATCTCGTAGTCCACCTGCAaatattgcataaaaatgtctgAATATACACACTTGAAACAGAAAAGTATATGGATTATTGTAAGAAGAAGCATATGAATGAACTCTAGAGAACTAATAGGAAGGACCACTACAGAAGGAGAAAGAGAATCCACAAAATGGACTCTCAATAACTTCTTATTGGAGATTCATGAAGCCACCCTCAAAATATTTGGTTTAAGGCTTTGATAATGATAGATACCATCTCCGACGGCATTTAAGCTAATGATACTTTGAACGAAAAGCATCAAACACAACTATCATTACCATTACTTGTATAAGACCTGTAGGCAAAATTTCTAGGGTTGCAAAGATTCCAATCATCAATATGCTCACACGCAACAATAGCCCATCTAGTGTGGATGAGTAAGCAACATGTCAAGACAAAATTTGCTAGAAGTATCAACAGCTGCAATTTGCCATATGCAATCTTAGCAACCCACGCATATACCAACCCAACCACCTTCCCCCCATCTGGGTGGTTCAAGATCCCAAAACTAGTAGCTCAATATTTAAGTTATagtgcttatcaaaaaaaaaaattaagatataATGTCTCTCTGTGGAACTTCAATAAAAGCTAATGCCACAACAGGAAATCCAGCattggaaggggaaaaaaaaaaagaggtataTCAATGAATATGTGCAGGGAAAATACACATATAGGGATGTTCTCCTGCACCCTATTTGAAAgaccatctatatatatattggaatgGATCTCACCTGATGACTTTATAACAAGCAAAATGCAGTTGCCAACAGTAAAGCTTTGAAGCCAACCTCTATTTGTTGCATTAGCATCATTGTCACTTGAttaatttctttgttctttgGGCCAGTCGGCCAGACAGTTGAAATCATTTGTAAAAACAACTAAATCCTTTATTTTATATGTCATTTCTTATAATTACTATTAGCGTGAGAGGGGACTCAAACATTGCCTTGGTTCAAATCCTTTAACCTCAATTGGCATTATGCCAATGGCAATCAAACATTCTCAAGAGATCAGCCTCCCAAGAAGACAACACAGAATAAAGATTAAGAAAATGCTCTAACATTTAGGcaacaattaaacaaaaaacTCACCTGTTCAACATGTTGAGCAAGTTTTTCGGCAAGTGATTCTTTTGTAATCAAACGTGCTGACACTTTATTAAGTACTTCCACGACACCATCctcatattttttcttcttggaaCCATGCAATTGCGCCATTTCTTTCAGAACATCATATATAGCACCTGTAGCATCAGGGATATACCTGCCAGTTCACAGAAATTTGCTTTCAGTTCATGCACCGGGAAGAAAACATCAAATCAGAATGCTCTGGGATGGACAAATATTGAATTACCTGCTTAAATTTCGTTTTCTCTCCTGTTGTTCACGGGCCTGCATTTTCTTGACAATCTTAGATTTTAGCTGTATGCAGCACTGCTGAATGGCAGACTGCATAAAATGACCACATTAGCTTATTCATCATGTCCATAGTAAAAGTACACAGCAGAAAAGCTTCCTAGCTACCTTGACTGCACTTGCTATCTCACTAATATCATCTCCAATATACTCCTTTCCTGTCCCTTTAAATGGAATTTTTGTGCTCACAACGCTAACAAAAACACCAACTTTGTCTTGCATCGGATTGATCTTGTAACTACTCCAACTGAAAAAGGTTGTATCCATGAGAATTATTTTAAATACTTGTCAAGTTGTCAGTATCATAAGCATTATCCTAATAATACTCAACCCCATAGTCCAACCCCCTTCATGGCCAGGCCAAAGTGGGGATAAAGCATACATCAGTATATCTTACTTGATTCTCTTGAGAGCAGTCCTCGTAACAACATCTGCACCTTGCTCAAAAAGAAGCGGAATTCGGTTTGCAAATCGAAAAATGTTCAATCCctacaatttaattttaaattcaaattaaaagagGTGTCATAAATGTTCAATCCTTGAACAATAATGCTTATGACATCAAATTACTTTGCAAACAACCAACTTTTATCACAAAGGCACTTACTTGCTTTACATCTTTTCCACCAACACTGAGACCAGCTTCCACAATGAATGGGTGCCCCTCAAAAACATGGGCGCTGTGCAATATTCAGCAAAGGTCAAATTCATGAAATGTAAATATCCAATAGCAGATATATGCCATCTTATTGAGAATAGATATTTGCTCCATATAATGAATATTTTTTCTTATTAATCCAGTATGTGAAGCCCAATACAGTGTCCCAGTGATAAGAGTGCCAAACAGATTTAGAAAAGACAAGGATTATACATATACCTGCCAGAATAAGTTGCAACCATGTCTGGATGCAGCTCCTTTATAATTCCTAGCCGTAGATTGTATTCCCCTGCAGGACTAAGACACTGCACAAAGTCTGCAAGTTAAGTTTAAGACTGAAAATTAACAGAGTGACTGAAATGCAAtgtttggggaaaaaaatcaaactgaGCGCAAAAGGATGTTTGAGTCAAATTATCAAAACATTAAAGAGAAACGGCTTACATCACCAGTAGGATCATCAAATTTGGCTTGACGAAACAACTGATGGATGCGCACTATCTGCTGAGAAGTTAGCGACTTAACTGGCATTTTGGGGCTGAATTCAGGGCCCATTTCTCCTGAGCATGTAAGAATGTTACCAAAATATGAACCAATGGCAAAACTAAcatgaagaaataaaaaaactcCACATTTTGACCTCATCGGGAAAAGGATAAAATATACACAGAGTTCATATCTTAACTAATGGAAGTGAAGTCGTCTTTATCAGGAacctcacccaaaaaaaaaagaatttgaaaTAAAGACTCCCATTTTGTTCTCTCATCATAACATGAGAATCGCTTCCAAGCAAACTCAACGGGACAGTCACCTCCTGCCCTATGGGTGAGGTATTTTAATCATAAGTACATTCTTTCATCTCCTCAACTAAAGAATATGTAACCAAACAAATTTTCGTTCTAATAAAGTAGCAGTTATATATAAACGGAAACAGACGAAATTAGAAATTCTAAAAATAAATAGATCAGCTATGTattcttctctggtttttctTATTTAACTTCATTTTATCTTATTAACTTTTTTACTACAATGTGAGgtgaaaaaattattaaatctaAAAAGTAATAGTCCATGACCACAAGGAATCAAAGCTTTTAGGGTATACATATCTCGAGTGTTGAAGTGTCCAACTCTAGCCCATCCCATCAGATGATCTAATATGGTGAAATGATTTGACAAAATTAGTTGCATCTTCTTACCAATTAATCGTTCAGCAAGGGACTTCCGTATATTTACAAACTCATGCTGAAGAAACTGCAAAAGGTTTTGCTTTGAAGTTTCTGCAATAAGGCGTTTGATCAGTAGCAAATCAACTGATGATGGATGATGCTTAGTTTCGAGAGGAACTGGTGGCATGACATCGGTTCTCCGGGCAAATCTTATCGTAACATTTTTACTGTATGGAAGAATATTTGAGAAGCATAAACATCTGCCATTAAGACCGAGTACATTTGTATCTTTACATCaacgagagaaagagagaacatACTCAGGTGTTTCAGAcacaaatttaaaaagaaattgggCATAGGGTGTGATAACAGCCATTTGTCGCATGTAATGCAATATCTTGGACTGCATCAAAAAAGATTTCAGTTGTGAAAGCAAAACACCATGACTAAAATCAGCAAACCATCATACACACACACTTTCATAATGCATCACATAGGTATTACAATCCTTTACTTCACTCAGAACTATAATTAAATATGGGAAGGTCGAATTACATGCTACGTACACGGTAAGTTGTCCAATTTCCTTCAATAACAACTTGAATTTCAGCCCCATGCCACCTGTCTTTGTTGTCTCTTTTTTCATGAATATGGACATTAGGAATATTCCTGAAAGTTTTTGAAGAACAATGTCATtctataaaaattcaaactactGAGTAAATTCATGCAAAATAGATTCCTGGAACCACACACACAAGCAAATAATCACATAAAGAAGATACACGTATACATTAAAGGGAATAAATGTATGTATTTCAAAACATGATTGATGTAAGATAAACACAACTTCAGCATAATTGAAAACGTCAATATTAAGGCAATGAGAATCACATGGAGCATCTTCTGTCAATTCCTACATTTAGATCATATCCATACCTATGAATATCTATATCCAGCCTGCAGAATGAAATATAGTTTTGGCCCTCCATTGCTGATGAGATCTCTATTGGAAGGCCTGTACTCATTTTGGACCATATCAATGCCTGTATAAGTAAATCAGATTCAATATTTACATACTAAATGCTTGAGCAGTGAAGCAAGAAAATTGAATAAAGCAATTGAACCAGAAGAGATGCTCTTTGTTTTTGCAAGCATGACATCCCAGAAAGATATGCTCTTTGTTTTTGCAAGCATGAAATTCCAGAAAGCTCCTCTTCATTATATGTTATTCAGGTAATTTTTTGCAATATTTACTAAAAGTTCTACCGTCTATTGTCTTGAAATTTTCTCTCAACTGGGGATATTACAGTAGTCCAGTATCCACTATCAAGTATAAGCTATT
Protein-coding regions in this window:
- the LOC119997358 gene encoding DNA topoisomerase 6 subunit B-like isoform X2: MAKECHTMTSQICLDEVCKFLTGVKLHLQRVETVVYLFMLRNYFGMVKGRFNDIYHAVLSGTKYGLKQTRGKFGLGAKMALIWSKMSTGLPIEISSAMEGQNYISFCRLDIDIHRNIPNVHIHEKRDNKDRWHGAEIQVVIEGNWTTYRSKILHYMRQMAVITPYAQFLFKFVSETPDKNVTIRFARRTDVMPPVPLETKHHPSSVDLLLIKRLIAETSKQNLLQFLQHEFVNIRKSLAERLIGEMGPEFSPKMPVKSLTSQQIVRIHQLFRQAKFDDPTGDCLSPAGEYNLRLGIIKELHPDMVATYSGSAHVFEGHPFIVEAGLSVGGKDVKQGLNIFRFANRIPLLFEQGADVVTRTALKRINWSSYKINPMQDKVGVFVSVVSTKIPFKGTGKEYIGDDISEIASAVKSAIQQCCIQLKSKIVKKMQAREQQERKRNLSRYIPDATGAIYDVLKEMAQLHGSKKKKYEDGVVEVLNKVSARLITKESLAEKLAQHVEQVDYEMALEYATQSGVTEEPREDVYIQSLGVQNKFIDLHSPLFVFRLLQ
- the LOC119997358 gene encoding DNA topoisomerase 6 subunit B-like isoform X1 encodes the protein MDTGGSSESPAETKKGKSKTPKKPKESVLKQKSPAEFFAENKNIAGFDNPGKSLYTTVRELVENSLDSAESMSELPVVEIIIEDIRKSKFNSMIGLVDRERVDEELYDDYESSKAREKRLAKEARAQEIQAKHIALGKKVKDLPTSKSMKGRGEASFYRVICKDNGKGMPHDDIPNMFGRVLSGTKYGLKQTRGKFGLGAKMALIWSKMSTGLPIEISSAMEGQNYISFCRLDIDIHRNIPNVHIHEKRDNKDRWHGAEIQVVIEGNWTTYRSKILHYMRQMAVITPYAQFLFKFVSETPDKNVTIRFARRTDVMPPVPLETKHHPSSVDLLLIKRLIAETSKQNLLQFLQHEFVNIRKSLAERLIGEMGPEFSPKMPVKSLTSQQIVRIHQLFRQAKFDDPTGDCLSPAGEYNLRLGIIKELHPDMVATYSGSAHVFEGHPFIVEAGLSVGGKDVKQGLNIFRFANRIPLLFEQGADVVTRTALKRINWSSYKINPMQDKVGVFVSVVSTKIPFKGTGKEYIGDDISEIASAVKSAIQQCCIQLKSKIVKKMQAREQQERKRNLSRYIPDATGAIYDVLKEMAQLHGSKKKKYEDGVVEVLNKVSARLITKESLAEKLAQHVEQVDYEMALEYATQSGVTEEPREDVYIQSLGVQNKFIDLHSPLFVFRLLQ